A window of Ictalurus furcatus strain D&B chromosome 4, Billie_1.0, whole genome shotgun sequence genomic DNA:
CGGCATTATTAATGTTTGTTAAATCATGTCATTTAAAATTtccatcacaacacacacacacacacacacacacacttgtatctACCAGAACATTCAAGATGTTGCCCTGTTTCATTTTCCTTTGAGGCCATGTgtgcttgtgtctgtgtgtttgcgtgtgcttgtgtttttttgttttttttttttctaccacatttaattattaattagcaGTTAAATTTTCCATGTATGGCCTGCTGTTCACTTCCTGTGCTGGGAGCATCCCCGACGCTCGCAGTCTGTTCCTTCTTAAACAACACACTTCTTGTATAATCCTTTTATACTCTGAGATATGTGATTCATCCAGACAAATTGTCACTCTTTTGAAGAAGTAAATTCTTGTTTGGCCTAAGGCATACGTTTGTGTACGCACGAGCGCTTGTGAACGATGTGCACTCGAGCGTGGGTTATGTTCTCCACAGTGGATTTCATGCTGCATTGATCATTGTGTTTACATGAAAACATATTAGAGAGCGAGATAACGCAGCTCCTGCACTTCTCATACCCTCATACCATGCACAGCTTCAAATACACAGCACTTTAGTGTTGTCTCTGGTGTGGAAGTCTacatgcaaataaattaaacagaccacctactgttgtttttttgtgttctttttccTCCACACAGCCAAGTTTTATAAGTGACGTGGGAGCTCCTGGACGCAGCGCTCTGGACAGTGTGGAGGTGGCTTATGGGCGACAGGTGAACGCACTGCATGTGTATTtgaatattgtttttaaaaatatatattatttctgtACCACAGCACTTTGGAAATCTCAAATCTGAATGGTCGTAAGGTGaattttaataatgattaaatttCAATAACAGCATAACTCTGACAACAGTTCCACATCAACAGGTTAAAAACACatgttgttaaaaataattgttgatatggcgTTTTCTGTAAagggatgtttatttagcatttttggaaggagtctccagtgtccggGATTTGTAACCGTAACTTTAGGGTTCCTctctaacatgacaagctgtgtgttgtgttttgttttttgggcttatttacttcaagagaaaaaaggagaatgactgtttatagctgttagaacataagtgataacaggaaataacttgtttcgtggacattccacaacaacATAATCAGAGCCATCTgcctgcagttcttgcctggttttCCACTGAAGCTAAGAAGGGTTGAGGCTGGCCAGTACCTGAATGGGAGACCTTTTGAGGAAagctaaggttgctgctggtagtggtattagtgaggccaacagggggtgctcaccctgtggtctgtgtaggtcctaatgccccagtattgTGACAGGAACACTATActttaaaaacagcactgtctttcagatGAAACATttaaccgaggtcctgactctctgtggtcattaaaaatcccaggacacttctcataAAAGAGTATGGGTATTCCCCCATTGCCCTTTTCTTTCCCCTAATAATCCCCTTCCCTAagttggctacatcactctctcctctccactaatagctggtgtatGGTGGGCGTTCTgacgcactatggctgccgtcacatcatcctaggtagatgctacacactagtggtggttgaggagattcccccaATACTATGTACTTTGATTGTCTGTAAAACTgtaaaagctctatataaatgtaattgtaactaagtatctataaatggataaaatgacaGCGTCAAAACCATTGGTTTCTGTTATATGAGAGGATTAAAACACTATTATTAATTAGCTCGGAGGTGGGTCGCATCACACCACATagtcattgatttattttcttataacaacatgtcttgtgttttatttcttacccACTAGGCTGTTATTTCTACTGAACTGCACATTTGCATTGTACATTAAGTCGTTGATTTAAGCATATATATGTCCACGTAAGCTCTCCTCTACTGTCTGCTCATTCTATTTGACTAGGCTCAATCAGGTCATGTAATGCAAGTCCAGCATTCTGATTGATCCAAAAGATTGATTAGCTGGCTCggggcattgtgggtaatctCTCAGTCCCTGCACAAAGGCGagatatctttctctctctgcctctttatTTTCCGCAGTCGCCATGTGCCGCCATATCGCCTGCGGGGTCCTGTTTCTCAtctttgtcctttttttcaATGACCTTCtaaacattttcattgttttcaCCTTGTTTTTTATCATCCAATACTTTACTGCAAGGTCATAGCGCAGACTGGCATGTGACCTTGCATAGGTATGTGTGTGAGCTGTCTCTCCTCTTTCCATCAGATCTATGTTTTCAATGAGAAGATTGTAAATGGACACGTTCAGCCCAACCTGGGGGACTTGTGTGCATCGGTAGCTGACAGTCTGGATGATAAGGTAAGTGCCAGTCATAGCTGCTGattacttttgctttttttgttgttaatttgattttaaaagaTAGTGTTCATTTGCATTATGATGATTTATTAGCTACAACAGTGTGTCCGATTGTTTAATactgtgcacgtgtgtgtgtgtgtgtgcgtgcacatgTCTGTAGAATGTATCTGACATGTGGCTGATGGTGAAGCAGATGACGGATGTGCTGTTGGTGCCAGCCAAAGACACACTGAAAAGTCGCGTCTCGGTGGAGATGCAGATGGCTTTTGTCCGACAGGCCCTGACTTTCCTGGAGAACAGGTTAGAgagcagagaggagaagagagtgtgtgtgtgtgtgtgtgtgtgtgtgtgtgtgggggggggggggggatactcATATATggctttaataatatataaaacaagcCTATGTTGTGTTTCTGCATTTATTGGAGAACTACGAGAAAATGATGTGCAGACCACGCACATGGGCTTTTTGTCTGTAAATGTGTCAAGGATAAAGATATAGTattgaaaagaaaatgcaaaaaagcaGGAACCAAAAATAACGAAGGCatgaaattttcatttatttagaagAAGAATGTAAAGCAGAGTCTGTGCGCTAGTGTGCGACGTGTTTGTGTCATTTGTGTCGtactattttgtttttatttatatataatataatatatgtatatctcCAAAGTAAAGGAAAAGACATTTTAAGCAAAGGTAAACAACACAGGTTGTCCCAGCCCACGATATCTACACTTTACCTTGAAATAAATACTTCATAAActcttattatttttgcatcaatccatttaacatctcatgcttgAAAAATGCTTTTCCATGAGCTGTCCATTACAGGTTATAAAAATGTACGTTTTAGTACAGCCAGCCCTGTAAGCTGGACACGTTCATCCCTATCAAATGGAAGTCACAAAATTccacaggaagttgcatcatccaaattttcatttcaaagattatgggaagaagaaaattaaGTTCTTTCATTCCCCCATACCCCCCCCACCCACTTCCCGTTATTTTCAACGATATTGTGTTTTTGACTGAGATCACTTTGAAAGGACGAACTCTGCTACCTAAATGGTAGATTATTACATTTAAGACATTTATTTTAAGTGCATGTCCTCCTGTCATTAGCTTGAATACTAGTTGGATACTAGTATTAgatacattttgtgtatttgatcatttgtatgcttgcaaaaaaaaaaacatttagccCAGTTACTTTCAATCCTGTTAGTCATTTAAGAGCAAGGTGCAGCCATTTTCAGCACGTTGTAAAAAGTAAAGTTTCAGTGtaaaaaaatctaacaaaaatttttttttagaaaattctTAATCGTGTACGTTGCTTCATGTGCttatattttgctttattaGAGAGTTGTGATGCTCATTATGGGTATACAGGTATGAGGAAGTTTGTATGAGGGGCCTGGCCTAAAAAGAATCTTTTGAATACCACTGCTCTAAACGTTTCAATACGTTGTGCTAAGGTAAACTGTAACTCGTACATCATGACCTCTTTTCACAGCTATAAGAAATACACCATGGTGACTGTGTTTGGGAACCTGCACCAGGCTCAGTTAGGTGGAGTACCTGGCACTTATCAGCTTGTGCACAGCTTCCTCAACATCAAGCTTCCCGGCCCGCTGCCAAGCATGCAGGTACTGCACCATCACTGCAGCACAACCCTCAACATCACACACTAGTGTCTGCCTGTGTATACCATAGATAACAAAGTGACTGATTTTCCCAGCGTGAGCAAATAAGCTTCTTAGTTCCGACGTGTTGGTAAAAAGTGCGCAAGAAAATGCAAGAAGCCTGAAAGACCAACttcctgtatgtgtgtggggggacaGGATGGCGAGGTGGAGGGCCATCCGGTGTGGGCTCTGATCTATTACTGCCTGCGATGTGGAGACCTGGCTGCAGCCATGCAGGTGGTGAACCGTGCACAGCACCAGCTGGGAGACTTTAAGACCTGGTTCCAGGAGTATATGAACAGCCCTGACCGCCGGTGAGATCACCTAGAAACACGGCACACACTCAAAGCAGCGTCACTGTTCTTTTACTATGTGTGCATCAACATAATGTTTAAGCAACATGTTTTGACTGATGTTCAATCAGCCTGGCGCCAGCTACAGAGAATAAAGTGCGACTGCATTACCGGCGTGTGTTGCGCAATAGCGCCGATCCATACAAGCGCGCCGTCTACTGCATTATCGGCAAGTGTGACATCGCCGACAACCACGGAGAGGTGGCTGATAAAACAGAAGACTATCTGTGGCTCAAGGTAAAACTCTGGCTCTTCCTCTGCCACGGCTTCTGATTATAGTGCTATACAGATTATGTTCTACATAGACGTTTTAATATCAAGTGCTGCCTTCTTCTACATCACAGACAGATGTAGCTTTAGGAAAATATCGAGTTTCCACATCTGTAGTCTGTAGatacaataaatacagacaATAGACTATAAGTTAAACAAGCTGTACAGTAAACATTAAACAATACAAAATCAAACTCTACTGTTCGGTCGTATTGATGGTGTAAACGCTAATAGTTATGAGTAGCAGTAACAGCAACAACACTGTTTTAGTATCCTTCAGTATTAATCGGAGCcttttattaatacatttataagaaggaatttatttttttttttttttactttttatatcaTGGttgcgtttttttgttttttaaataactgttgAAATACTTTATTTGAGTGTTTTctatatagttatttatttattattatttaacaatttttatttattttatttgttatttctgtttgcaaatgcaaaaaaggaatgattatgatttttattattattattattattattattattattattaataataataataaaatattgggTATCATGCTGTGGTAAATGTTAAGCAGTGGTTCTGCTCTGTCCTGTAGCTGAACCAGGTGTGTTTTGACGAAGATGGAAGCAGCGCTCCACAGGACAGACTCACTCTGGCCCAGTTACAGAAACAGCTCCTGGAGGACTATGGTAAGATGCAGGCCCACAATTCAGCTTCTCCAGATTTCAATCATACTGCAATTTATCATGTACATTTCCATAACTCTTCAGGCCAACTGAGTTCATAAAGCACTCCCTAAACATTAGACGCTCAGGTCGAAACAAAGCATCGAGGCAATAAATCACCAGCTGATGCTTCGATTCATACCCGTCTTGAAGGAAGCGATTCAGGAGGAGGAAATTTATTCTCCAACTGTTAGCTTGTCCTAGataagctctctctctctctctctctctctctctctttgactaTAAAACTTCCTCTCACTGCATTTTAAAAGGCACTGCTGCACTATATTTTCCCCACCTGCCTGATGAGTCGAGCTTATCTCTCACGATGCCCCACCACTAGGCCGCATTAAACACTTGTGCTGATAAGGGCCGCTCCACTTCCAGCTGCATCTCTTTTCACTACTCTTTTTATAAAAGGCAGCTTGAATCACAGCCTAAATGAGAGCGGATTATTTCAGCTCATGCGAATGGAAACAAAGCAGCCTCTTTAAGAGCTTTACAGCCGTGGAGGACTTTTGCGGAACTCATTACTAGCTTTAAGGAGCATTTATATTTCTTTAAGTTGCACATgctcattttttatatatatatatatatatatatatatatatatatatatatataaaataatcaaattatattatatttgatttgtatttttttcgATGATGCACAGTGATAACTTGTATAGCTTATACTTATGCTTATGCTATTTTCATTAATATTGGATCATCTTTAAAAATGTAGGGGCAATGTTGCAGTGGTGTACATTATTTTTACAGCGTTAAACGTTTCCAATCTGCAAGTTGGCTCAACATCATTGTGGGTCGTGTATCAATACTGTTCCAAACTAAATGTTCTCAGCACATTGCAGCACTAATCGCTGTTGTAATTGTTCTCCACAGGCGAGTCTCATTTCTCAGCCAGTCAGCAGCCGTTCCTATACTTCCAAGTGCTTTTTCTGACCGCGCAGTTTGAGGCAGCGGTAGCATTCCTCTTCCGCTTGGAGCGTCTGCGCAGTCACGCCGTGCACGTTGCCCTCGCCCTCTACGAACTTAAACTACTTCTCAAATCATCAGGACAGAGCGCACAGCTATGTACGGTGGTGTCAGATTTGTACCAATACTATAGCACAGTATATttggtattgtgtgtgtgtgtgtgttgtaaatacGTTTAtaaaaagttcaaaagtttatatttgAAATGAAGAATTGATCCTggcttttaatcatttttaaaaaaaataataattggcaCACCACCCATTTACAAATACCCCAGAGTGGTGGAGGTGTGGATTTACAAGCAAGCCTTTGTGAGATGGTTTTATGGAAGAtaaactgggaaaaaaaaaacaacgcaaaTGTGTTTAGCTACATTACCAGATGAATTACAATTGTTTTTTATAAGAAGCATTCAGTGcaatgttttaaattaatttatttaggtaaattttccatatttttattgcttcattttgtttaagttaaaaaataattttaataagaATAGCATTACTATTAGTAAGATCTAAGATATTAGACCTGATCGAAGGGGATCGAAGGGGTTGGAAATGTGGCTTATTTTGCATGATGCCtcttcagttttcatttcaagaacaatggaataaaacatgaaaaaattaatacagataatgttttgtattattaattctATATTTGCTGTATTATTGAGTGTTGATTGACGATCCTGTTTGTTCTGTCAGTGAGTCAGGAACCAGGAGATCCCCCCATGGTACGGCGACTAAACTTCATCCGCCTCCTCATGCTCTACACTCGTAAATTTGAGGCCACAGACCCACGAGAGGCTCTGCAGTACTTCTACTTCCTGCGGTACGTACATCCCACTAAGCCTAAACAAGCCTCTGTGAACCTGTCCTCAGACAGAACGTTTGATTTGAGCATTTTTTCTCCTGAAAAGGGATCGGTTTAACTAGAAGCCGTTTCACCTTGAGCGCAAGAattgctctctttctctaagAAGGGATGAATAATTCATGAGGGACTTTATGCGTGTGCTCAGAATGAGCTCGGGGTTGCGATTATTTCCATGAATAATTAAGCCATTTTCTCACACACGGATGTTTTGAGTGTTTCTGGAGACCACCCGGTTTGCCATTTTATTATCATGTCCTTACCTGTTATAAGCGAGACTGTGCGTGTACTTGACAGGAACGAGAAAGACAGCCAAGGAGAGAACATGTTCATGCGCTGCATCAGTGAGCTGGTCATTGAGAGTCGTGAGGTAGGGTGGGGCTATGCTTCAGAAATCCCAgacattttgttctttattgCGCCACTTCTCTGAATTCTTAACCTGCCTTTTCCTTTTACAGTTTGACATGCTTCTGGGAAGGCTAGAAAAAGATGGAAGTAGAAAGGTATGCCTCTAGGTTCTGTGTTCTGCCTCGTAGCATTATATAACTTGCAGGGCGATTGGAACAACACTTTCGGCAATCATGCCTCTATTCAAAGCTTCTCCCGGAGCTTTATTTCAGCTCATTGTACTCATGCTCATTCATTATTGTACCCATTCAGCTCTACAcaggctgtaaaaacctcctaTTGTTTCAGCACTCATGAAGTACAATGTGTCCTTTGTTCTTTTGGTggacaacattttaaaaatacaaacgtGTGTCCTGAAATGCTGcctgtctctttaaaaaaaaaagaaaaaagggattGTGTTAATCCTTTCAGCCTGGTGTGATTGACAAGTTTGCCGGAGACACGCGAGCCATCATCACTAAAGTGGCCTCAGAGGCCGAGAACAAGGGCCTGTTTGAGGAAGCTGTCAAACTCTATGAGTTAGCCAAGGTTAGTGAAACCATGACACAGAAAGTGCACTTGTATCAGCATGCCGTGTGTATAAGAACAAGTTGCATTGCTGTATGTTTTTCCTTGCTACTGATAGAACCCTGATAAAGTGCTGGAACTGATGAATAAGTTGCTGAGTCCAGTAATTGCCCAGGTCAGCGCGCCACAGTCAAACAAAGAGAGACTCAAGAACATGGCACTGGGTATCGCTGAACGGTACGTTTCTCCTCTCAGTGAACCTTTTAAAACTCTCATTTATAACAcacttaaaggaaaactccaccctgaaacacgttaaacatgtatttttattattcctcTGAGAAGTTAGCAATAGTCTGCCACGCTGATGTCACGTGGGGGCATTGCTAGTTCGGTTACAGTGGTGTTTccgaggagaaaaaaaaaacttctgtgAACTCAGAATCAAATTTTGCTATTAATTCCTGGTTGGGGGGCGTGGGGCGGGGTCTGAGACAGTTCTTCTTTTAttactcaccattttccagtgacATTCAAATTcgtattaatgagaaatccagcataGAAGTAGCGGAGACAACAAATATTCAGAAATGactccagaatgcaatgcagggTATATAGGACCCAGTGATGGCTGAAACTCGGCTCTGCTAATTAACGATCTACGAGAACTTTGATGCCGTTGACGCcgatattagcatgaaagtcGAAGTTTCAGAGCCTGATCTGTTTCAGTGCACAAGGTGTTCAGTTGAGCAAGtaagagagctggacagactaaagtaCTAAAAGTCTTGCCGCGTTGCTCTTTTTAGATCAACGTGAAGCAAGGGCTAAATCCCCCGGTACCACTATTGGCAATTAgtatggcattgtgggtaatgtaggaaactgtttcatcaaaatgaaaacagaccaTTGATGAAgtttaaacttaaaaaataataataataataataattcattacaaattaaatattgCCTGCTACagaagatcacatgttaattctgaagatgaaaaggtggatttttcctttaagtctCAATCTTGCTGGACGTGTTCATTGGATATGTTCATTGGATAAGCCTTGAATAGGCGATGCTATTGTGATGATGTTGTGGCTATAGGTACCGCACTAACGGTATCGGTGGAGAGAAGTGTGTGGATAGTACCTTTTACTTACTCCTGGACCTCATGACCTTCTTCGATGAATACCACGCCGGCCACATCGACCGTGCGTACGAAGTGAGTTAAGATGGAGTCTGTTTTCAGAACTGCTCAATGTGCTACTTCTCGTACTTTTATAACGTtctccttttgtgtgtgtgtgtgtgtgtgtgtgtgtgggtggcagGTAATGGAGAAGCTAAAGCTGGTTCCTTTGAGCCAAGACCAAGTAGAGGAGAGGGTAGCAGCGTTCAGGAACTTCAGCGATGAGGTAAGAGTATTTATTCTCTGCACACTTGACTAATCTTTTGCATGAAATTCAGCTGtgaatttaataatattatctTGTGGTCTGGATGCTCGTGCCGCTCGTTCTCACTCCCTGCAGGTCAGACACAATTTATCCGAGGTGCTTCTTGCCACTATGAACATCCTGTTCACACAGTACAAGCGCCTGAAGGGTGTGACAGCGGGAACTCCGGGCAGACAGCAGCGCACATTGGAGGACCGAGACTCggtggggaaaaccatacagaATTGTTTTAGAGCAGCTAGATATATTCATAGTTATTACACTCTTGTTTTTAACATTAACCTTGTTGGCGTTGAAACATATGTCAAGTcgtttgaaatattttgaacATGTATTCTGATGTACAAATGTTAAGAGGTGTGTGACAGCCTGGAAAAGCCCTTCACGTTCCACCTGAAGACGCTTCTGCTTACTGGAAAACATTATTGGCAAATATTTTATAACGGGAAACGAGTAatcactttgattatcagcacAATCTACATCAATGACCGTCTCATCGGTTTCATTTATCGTGGTCTTGGGTCATGTAGCCATTTTAGAAACATAGTCCACGGTCATCGTACAAAGTGTGTAAGCACTATTGTcagattacaaactgaattgattaggctaATGTCTGTTGCACTATGCTGTGTAACGTTCCAAGAACTTTATTAAAGTGTGATGCATACTGTGTAAGGAAAGCACCCTGAGCTAGCAATGTTTATGTAGACTGATTTTGTATTTACCATATGTGATCTTTACGTGCGCAAAAGCCAAGGCAAAATTCGAAATTAACCTGAATAATAATCCTGAACGCTATGGTGTTTTGGTAAAATGAgtttgttttcagtttgttttttttatttatttattctggcttgtttttttgtttgttttttttttttttcttttttgttcttatttttggctgttttcctGAATTCAGTCTCAGTgacatctgatgggttttccccAGAGCACTATACATAGAAGTGAAATGCAAACTGctagtgaaatgttttattttaatgttcttCTATAATGCAGTGTGTCTTCTACATTTATATGCACAGATCCTGCGCAGCCAGGCCCGGGCACTGATCACGTTTGCTGGGATGATCCCATACCGCATGGCTGGAGACACCAATGCCAGGCTGGTACAGATGGAAGTCCTGATgaactgagagaaagagagagagagagagagagagactgtccccacagtttctctttctcttgtaaACCCCTGACTCCCCACCCCCATCAATTCTGTTTCTTCATGAATCATACCTCATTgtgtgaatttatatttgtattcttttttccatcattttgaaaaataaaaaa
This region includes:
- the nup93 gene encoding nuclear pore complex protein Nup93 produces the protein MDAEGFGELLQQAEQLAAETEAVSELPHVERNLQEIQQAGERLRSRTLTRTSQDTADVKASILLGSRGLDIFHISQRLESLSAATTFEPLEPVKDADIQGFLKNERDNALLSAIEESRRRTFLLAEEYHRESMLVQWEQVKQRVLHTLLGAGEDALDFSQDLEPSFISDVGAPGRSALDSVEVAYGRQIYVFNEKIVNGHVQPNLGDLCASVADSLDDKNVSDMWLMVKQMTDVLLVPAKDTLKSRVSVEMQMAFVRQALTFLENSYKKYTMVTVFGNLHQAQLGGVPGTYQLVHSFLNIKLPGPLPSMQDGEVEGHPVWALIYYCLRCGDLAAAMQVVNRAQHQLGDFKTWFQEYMNSPDRRLAPATENKVRLHYRRVLRNSADPYKRAVYCIIGKCDIADNHGEVADKTEDYLWLKLNQVCFDEDGSSAPQDRLTLAQLQKQLLEDYGESHFSASQQPFLYFQVLFLTAQFEAAVAFLFRLERLRSHAVHVALALYELKLLLKSSGQSAQLLSQEPGDPPMVRRLNFIRLLMLYTRKFEATDPREALQYFYFLRNEKDSQGENMFMRCISELVIESREFDMLLGRLEKDGSRKPGVIDKFAGDTRAIITKVASEAENKGLFEEAVKLYELAKNPDKVLELMNKLLSPVIAQVSAPQSNKERLKNMALGIAERYRTNGIGGEKCVDSTFYLLLDLMTFFDEYHAGHIDRAYEVMEKLKLVPLSQDQVEERVAAFRNFSDEVRHNLSEVLLATMNILFTQYKRLKGVTAGTPGRQQRTLEDRDSILRSQARALITFAGMIPYRMAGDTNARLVQMEVLMN